One Primulina huaijiensis isolate GDHJ02 chromosome 8, ASM1229523v2, whole genome shotgun sequence genomic region harbors:
- the LOC140982970 gene encoding uncharacterized protein: protein MIPRKLNEATSEITTTTKLRKRKYACLQERRLAKNSRRRVDGQTPTLSIDDAENVYADSMAHIVTSPDLLHDVPNCEFCDAKRIYLEPPTFCCSSGEINLSPTEMPSDLLQLYLDDTAVAKEFRTCVRSYNNMFAFTSMGVHCDKALASRNDGTYTFRVQVSSYLCKRRIWLASKIERLDHRQKMMAPRPRCSGEALYDIQNPINANYITHNEIQGSSKGTHQSLTVSCREYYCYKLQIRENDKSFLPHIGRLLQQYVVDMYIKIETSRLDFFRTKDMQGRLRNDIYRGLLDGIAQGCEMGVDVGKRIMLPSSFIGGPRDMRKRYMDVLTLVQRYGKSDIFLTMTSNPNWPEIKALCLPSDEIQNRPDLVARIFRAKLQVLKDELLKKAIFGRVVAYT from the exons ATGATTCCACGTAAACTTAACGAAGCTACCTCGGAAATTACTACGACCACAAAGCTTCGTAAAAGGAAGTATGCTTGCTTACAAGAACGTAGGTTAGCAAAAAACTCTAGGCGAAGAGTAGATGGGCAAACACCAACGTTGAGCATAGATGATGCAGAAAATGTTTATGCCGACTCGATGGCACATATAGTAACCAGTCCTGACTTGCTTCATGATGTGCCAAACTGTGAATTTTGTGATGCAAAACGTATTTACCTTGAACCACCCACGTTCTGTTGCTCGTCAGGAGAAATAAATCTTTCCCCAACAGAAATGCCTTCTGACTTACTTCAGCTGTATCTTGATGATACTGCCGTCGCTAAAGAATTCAGAACCTGTGTACGCAGTTATAACAACATGTTTGCATTTACATCAATGGGTGTACATTGTGACAAAGCTTTAGCATCCAGGAACGATGGTACTTACACATTCCGCGTACAAG TATCCTCTTATCTTTGCAAGCGGAGAATCTGGTTGGCATCAAAAATTGAACGATTAGATCACAGACAAAAAATGATGGCCCCTAGGCCACGATGCAGCGGTGAAGCTCTCTACGACATTCAAAATCCCATAAATGCAAATTACATTACACATAATGAAATTCAAG GTTCTTCAAAAGGCACCCACCAGAGTTTAACCGTATCATGCCGTGAGTACTACTGTTATAAGTTGCAAATACGAGAGAATGACAAGTCTTTCTTACCACACATCGGTAGGCTTTTACAACAATATGTGGTTGATATGTACATCAAAATTGAAACTTCACGCTTAGATTTCTTCAGAACTAAGGATATGCAAGGACGTTTGCGAAACGATATTTACCGTGGTTTACTAGATGGTATCGCACAGGGATGTGAAATGGGTGTTGACGTTGGGAAACGTATAATGTTGCCTTCTTCCTTTATTGGAGGACCAAGGGATATGCGTAAGAGGTACATGGACGTTCTAACTTTAGTACAACGTTACGGAAAAtctgatatttttttaacaatgacTTCAAACCCAAATTGGCCTGAGATAAAGGCTTTGTGCTTACCTTCTGATGAAATACAAAATAGACCTGATTTGGTTGCTAGGATATTTCGTGCAAAACTCCAGGTTCTAAAAGATGAGCTGCTTAAGAAGGCAATTTTTGGCCGTGTTGTTGCTTATACTTAA
- the LOC140983230 gene encoding small polypeptide DEVIL 4-like produces MKMISGSAKRRISSRGLGRVLREQRARLYIIRRCVVMLLCYHD; encoded by the coding sequence ATGAAGATGATCAGTGGCAGCGCAAAGAGAAGAATTTCGAGTCGGGGGCTTGGAAGAGTCCTTAGAGAGCAAAGGGCTAGGCTTTACATCATCAGAAGATGCGTAGTCATGCTTCTTTGCTACCACGATTGA